Part of the Pangasianodon hypophthalmus isolate fPanHyp1 chromosome 9, fPanHyp1.pri, whole genome shotgun sequence genome is shown below.
gaatctgaggttgcAGTGGGCACgggctcaccgaaactggacaattgaccaatggaaaaacaaaaggtAATGTCTTTTCATTCTTCATCTGTTCATTTTTGGTGAGATTGTCCTGCCACATgaatggctgattggataattgtatgaatgaataggtgtacaggtgttcttttTAAAGTGGCTGTTCCTGCTATTtcatactgaatactgaaaGCCTCTAAGCATATAGTAAGTAATTATAgctacattattatttatattttactaaatgccattttttattaatttatatatatatactagcAGTATCCTAGGAACTAGCTGCATTTGCAGTACCTATTGAATGATTGCTGTGTTTATGAAATTCAGCAGCCTTGAACATAAATAATGGCTTACTTATCCCAAGTAACCTTCTCttagcttctctctctctctctctctctctctctctcgctctctgctcTTCCATATCACAGTGTGTGGATAAATGGTTATATGGCTATATGCTTATTAAACAGTACCAACTTTTGGTAATTCACAGCTTTCTCGCAATAAAATAACATGTACTATGAGCACAACCAATGTAATGTAGTGATGGCAAACAGTATAAAAAGCACACAGTGATGCAAAACCCGTCTGTCAAATATCACATGACACCTTATAAAATGTCCTCCCCTCATGCTGAGAACATCAAACACaatgacagatagatagacagacagacagatagacagaccaATCTGGAGACAAACGTGTCTGGACAAATAAACAAGCACCAATGCATAAATAACACAGTCACACTGCAGCACGaatacacacagataaacacagacagaccAGGTTCAGCATTTTCGAGCAAGGATCAGTGCAGAAACGTCGAACAGCAATCCTTTTTCACAAGACTACAAGAGTTATTTTTGAGACGGTATAGAATAGGGAGAAACATCCAAGAACACGCTGACTGCTGACAAAACGTGTGCCAAGCTAATAACATGTGCTTGGTGCAGAGGAAAAAAGCTGAATAGCAGTCACAAACAGTGAAGATAGAATATTTAGGTTATAAGCAGTTACACCAGGCCTGTAATTTACTTTgctatttttaatgtttgattGAAAAACTCTGGTACTTGGTATTAAGCTTTAAggctataataattatatttgcCTCTTTACTCTCCTTAAGGGTTTTGGATAATTGACGGATTATTTTCTGAATGGAAAGTCTCTCTGATATAGAAACTGTTGTAGGGTTAAGCAATCGCTATGCTGTAGAGTATTAAAATGTTAAGATACATTATAATCAGGAAGCCTTTgcatttagatttaaatttacTACATCTTTCACAACTTTAATCTAGCCTGTCCATTTGGTTGTGTAGGCTGGTTCTATGTGGAAGAGCATCGAGCAAcaattacaataatattttaactCTTTCCTCTAACCATTTACAAGCACTGATGCCTTAGTCATCCTTTGGTTGAGTTTCACTTATTTATCCATCTCCTTATTTTCtacaacattaataaatagGTCATTAGACTGTGCTTTCCAACAGTGTAATATTCACAAACATCAGAGAACcagtacatatataaataaactgaacaaaGCACTCCATTTTAAGTGTTAACTGATCAGCTGGAACATAAAGCGCATGAGCCTGATCTCATAAAACAACAAGAAATGACAATCtggtaatatttttttccatttataagGAAAAACCAAAGTCGTATGAAAAGCTACGACTTTAACCTACACCTAACTTTAACCTCTGTAACTTTTCATACGAATTGGCAAATGTTGCAAATTTGCAAGCTTGAAACATGTGGAGCACATGTGGCTATGAAGAGAAACAAGAACAAGGCTGGTTTCAAAAGGTTATGGATCAGTTTTGCTGgacaacaatccaaaaaaaaaatattaccatGCTAAGCACATAGTGTTGCTATGCACATAGCAGTGTAGAACAGATGTCCAGCTACAGGAAGCTACAGATTTCCATGGTTATATGAAGGGCACGAGATGGTGTATCTTCTTCTCACTCTCCTTTTTGAACATAGTAGCTGTAAACTTTCCTGAAAAATTCAGTCTTCTTTACTTtgctttctgtctgtgtctcctCCTTCAATCCTGCACTCCTTTTAGATCACATTTTCAAAGAGCTGCAAAGATCTCATGATGTTGTcatcctgcaaaaaaaaaaaaacagagagggaTGCAAACATCAGTCAATTCAAAttcagacagaaacagaatCTCTGCGCTGACAAGGAAGTTACGTTTAATCAAGAAACTCTTTTATTTCAACCAATCACATAGGACTCGCATCTATATGAGGTTGTCAGgtcaacattaaacataacatttcTGGAAAACAGCTAGCTAGAAAAGAGCAGGTTTTCCACATGGAACAATATTATATTAAGAAGTATTTTAAACTATGTGTTACAAGCAGTGTTGACCGACTTTAACTATGTTAGCTATGTTGGTTAAACATCCAGCTACCAAGCTAGCTTAGCTGCACAGCAATACCTAGCTGATATCATATAGCTTTGGCCGCTAGTAATTGGCTAAACAGTAGATAAAGTAATCAATTGTACAAGTAACACTGTTTAAcagtttcaaaatgaaaatttcattttgcatttccGCTTACAACTTGGAAGAGGTTTCACGAGTGTTTGAGTTGCTTCTTTTAGCATGGAgcagatatttttttcagtatgaaCGAACTTTACTTCGACAGCattgaaatgtaattaaaacttGGTGAATAAAGGAACAAAGTTTCCATTTGTCATTTGAACATAGCTAATGATACCATGCTTTAACATACATTTATTACCAGCTTCAGTAAGTTGGTAATAACAGGTAATTCACATTTCCAGCACTGTTTGCTGCtctaaaaaaggaaattaaattaGATAGAAATGTATTTTGGCTTAGTTGTGCTCCTGTCTACAGACCCTTACTGCCATTGCTGGTTTTTGCAATGTAAAGCCAGAAATCAAGGTTAATCATGTCAGACAAATTCGATAATTCTTATGAAAAACAACTTACATTcacataaaaatttaaaacctacaaaacctacagcaacattagaTTTATCCTGAATTTTGGTTTCAAGGTCAGATTAAAGATAGAAAAATATCTGACATCAATAAAGATGGCGCAGGCTGTTTATAGCCACTGGATGTTGAACCCACCCATAGGCTCTCCAAAGGAATCATCTAAGAACCTTTAGGTGAGCTGAAAAAGgtataagatgaaaaaaaaggattccCTAAGGGAAAATAGTGAAAGGTGGACATGCGTATGTTAAAAACCTGAAAAGCATGGTGaatattttttgttacagtgaACTGTGTttgccactagagggcagtgcATACAAGGAATgataaaaaccaaaagaaaagaaaagtggtCAGAAGTAGGAGGAATGATGTAGATACCTCTTGACAGGATAGAATGAATTCATCAAGAGTGACGACTCCATCTctgtttttgtccattttctgcaggggaaaataaaaatgatcattctACAACTGAGaacttattaatttaaataaaatctaatttatgTATAACCATATTTGCatctttatctatctatacacacatatgtattaaaaaaaaaaaaggaagaccTTCTACATAATCTGATTAACAATTATAAACAGTTTCTTACCTGAAAGAAAGCATCCACATGCTGTTTGGGTGTGTCTATCTTCAGAGCAGGGTACGTATATTTCCCCATCATGTCATAAATAGCGCTCACAATGTCCATCATCTCCTGTACAGCAGAACACATAGTCACAGGTCAGCTGTAGATGTATGTGAACACAGTGGTGGTTATAgtaatcaaatatgcagacatAACCCCCCACACcccaatgcacacacacacacacacacacacacacacacctccttgTTAATGTAGCCATCTCTGTTGATGTCATACAGATTGAAAGTCCACTGCAACTTCTCCTGTGTAGAACCTCTTAACAAGATGGACAGAGCTGTAACAAAGTCCTGGATACAAGCAgtgacagagagatacagaaagacgGAAAGTTTACACTGTGCAACTACAGAATGTGGCAAGAAAGAGTGTCTCATTTAGACCCACACTGTTGACAAAAATTGGGCCCTATTTTTGTGATGATGATGCAAGTGCAAAAATAAGGCCTAAGATCATGGCGGTGGTGCATGTTAAGACATGagtgaattcattcattcatttattcatcttctgtaactgCTTTAGCCTGgccagggttgcagtggatctccAGCCTATCCCGGGATCACTgtgcatgaggtgggaatacacccggGGTGGGACGCCAATCcttcgcagggcaccatgcgcagacacactcattcacacctaggggaaatttagagtagccaatccacctttataggaaaccagagaacccagaagaagcCCATGAAGACATGGAGAGAACTTGTAAAACTCCACAttgacagtaacctgagctcaggttcaaACCAaaccctagagct
Proteins encoded:
- the LOC113529484 gene encoding Kv channel-interacting protein 1 isoform X2, with protein sequence MGAVVGTLTMQTKQRRPSKDKVDDDLEMTMVCHRPEGLDQLEAQTNFSKRELQELYRGFKNECPSGVVNEETFKQIYSQFFPQGDASTYAHYLFNAFDSGHNGSIKFEDFVTALSILLRGSTQEKLQWTFNLYDINRDGYINKEEMMDIVSAIYDMMGKYTYPALKIDTPKQHVDAFFQKMDKNRDGVVTLDEFILSCQEDDNIMRSLQLFENVI